Proteins co-encoded in one Setaria viridis chromosome 9, Setaria_viridis_v4.0, whole genome shotgun sequence genomic window:
- the LOC117838835 gene encoding uncharacterized protein has product MLEELLIFTRGGLILWSSCRALGAAALKGSPIDALIRSCLLEERSADASFSQDNYALKWTFHNDLGLVFVAVYQKMLHLLYVDDLLAAVRREFSQIYDPKRTGYDDFTDVFRQLHLEAEARAEEMKKSKQAISSRPLPPASHKIGPNCRGADSRGVAAGARKKGGRSGKDDSDGDSGKEQHALANGGTFNGHQNGARPALVKGKENGGPKDNGAFDVSKLQKLRKNDRKNVPADNAAKKLTKPETKKKGKQDRVWDDKPSNKKLDFTDPADERGDEVTDHVVVNQGESMMDKDDNLSSDSEEEEEVEDGPKKKGWFSSMFQSIAGNNVLEKADLQPALKALKDRLMTKNVAEEIAEKLCESVAASLEGKKLGSFTRISSTVQTAMEEALVRILTPRRSIDILRDVQSAKERGRPYVIVFVGVNGVGKSTNLAKVAYWLLQHNLSVTLAACDTFRSGAVEQLRTHARRLQIPIFEKGYEKDPAVVAREAIQEASRNKSDVVLVDTAGRMQDNEPLMRALSKLINLNSPDLVLFVGEALVGNDAVDQLTKFNQKLADLSAVPTARLIDGILLTKFDTIDDKVGAALSMVYISGAPVMFVGCGQSYTDLKKLNVKSIVKTLLK; this is encoded by the exons ATGTTGGAGGAGCTGCTCATCTTCACGcggggcggcctcatcctctGGTCGTCCTGCAGGGCGCTCGGCGCCGCTGCCCTCAAGGGCTCGCCCATCGACGCCCTCATCCGCTCCTGCCTCCTCGAGGAGCGCTCCGCCGACGCCAGCTTCTCCCAGGACAACTACGCCCTCAAGTGGACGTTCCACAATGACCTCggcctcgtcttcgtcgccGTCTACCAGAAGATGCTCCACCTCCTCTACGTAGACGACCTCCTGGCCGCCGTCCGCAGGGAGTTCTCCCAGATTTACGACCCCAAGCGCACCGGCTACGATGACTTCACCGACGTATTCCGCCAGCTCCATCTCGAGGCCGAAGCGCGTGCGGAGGAGATGAAGAAGTCTAAGCAGGCCATTTCGTCCCGTCCCCTCCCACCCGCCTCCCACAAGATCGGTCCCAACTGCCGCGGTGCTGATTCGCGCGGTGTTGCGGCTGGTGCCAGGAAGAAGGGCGGCCGCTCCGGGAAGGATGACTCTGATGGGGACTCCGGCAAGGAGCAGCACGCTCTGGCAAACGGTGGTACCTTCAACGGCCACCAGAATGGTGCCCGCCCTGCTCTTGTTAAGGGCAAGGAGAATGGAGGCCCCAAAGACAATGGGGCCTTTGATGTAAGTAAGTTACAAAAGTTACGGAAGAACGATAGGAAAAATGTTCCTGCTGACAACGCAGCCAAGAAGCTGACTAAACCTGAAacaaagaagaaagggaagcaaGACAGGGTGTGGGATGACAAACCTTCCAACAAGAAGCTGGATTTCACAGACCCAGCTGATGAGAGAGGGGATGAAGTGACAGACCATGTGGTAGTCAACCAGGGAGAAAGCATGATGGATAAGGATGACAATCTCAGCAGCGacagtgaggaggaggaggaggttgaagaTGGACCAAAGAAGAAAGGCTGGTTCTCCTCGATGTTTCAGAG TATTGCTGGTAACAATGTATTGGAGAAGGCTGATCTTCAACCTGCGCTCAAAGCTCTTAAAGATAGGCTGATGACGAAGAACGTG GCAGAGGAAATTGCAGAGAAGCTTTGTGAATCTGTTGCAGCTAGCCTTGAGGGCAAGAAGCTTGGATCGTTCACAAGAATATCATCTACAGTCCAG ACAGCTATGGAGGAGGCTCTTGTTCGCATTTTGACCCCAAGGCGGTCTATTGACATACTGAGGGATGTACAGTCTGCCAAGGAGCGTGGGAGGCCATATGTCATTGTTTTCGTTGGGGTGAATGGAGTTGGCAAATCCACCAACCTTGCAAAG GTTGCTTATTGGCTTCTTCAGCATAACCTCAGTGTAACGCTTGCAGCATGTGACACCTTCAGATCTGGTGCTGTTGAGCAGCTGCGAACTCATGCACGCAGGCTTCAG ATACCCATTTTCGAGAAGGGTTACGAAAAAGATCCAGCCGTTGTAGCAAGGGAAGCTATTCAGGAAGCAAGCAGAAACAAATCAGACGTAGTTCTTGTTGACACTGCTGGGCGTATGCAG GATAATGAGCCACTCATGAGGGCGCTCTCCAAGCTCATCAATCTTAACAGCCCAGATTTGGTGTTGTTTGTTGGAGAAGCATTAGTTGGGAATGATGCTGTCGATCAGCTCACTAAATTCAACCAG AAATTAGCAGACCTGTCGGCCGTTCCTACTGCTAGATTGATTGATGGCATCCTGCTCACCAAGTTTGACACCATCGACGATAAG GTTGGAGCAGCGCTTTCCATGGTGTATATATCTGGAGCTCCAGTCATGTTCGTGGGCTGCGGCCAGTCCTACACGGACCTGAagaagctgaacgtgaagtccATCGTTAAGACCCTCCTGAAGTGA
- the LOC117836965 gene encoding scarecrow-like protein 6 has product MPLGAAEACCWEAPCAAAQPQEDNTFLRWIIGGDDGSSAVMDHIPASSAHQPLPSLPPLDTPPPPNFALKPNAEAEAEAANDDTTAALAVEQLAEAATLAEAGDVLGARETLLAMAPDIGAPGTPLLRSALYLKDALRVALSGSSSSANPNSVVLIKKLGAYKAFSEISPVLQFAHFTCVQAVLDHLAAAACIHVLDLDIGVGDQWASLMHELARRRPGAALKVTALVSGTASLELQLVHDNLSSFAAETRVQFRFAALNLDAVNPAELLAIAAGEGEAIAVHLPAGSVRGPVLELVRRLGAKLVVSVDRGCDRGELPFAAHLLQAFQWCASMLESMDAVVGAGSDVIERLVIQPRVESCVLRRYRAAANGEKTPPWRAMLASAGFVPVPASSFAEAQADSLVKKVPVRGFRVQKRGAGELVLHWQRGELLSVSAWRLTSSS; this is encoded by the coding sequence ATGCCGCTCGGCGCCGCAGAGGCCTGCTGCTGGGAGgccccctgcgccgccgcgcaaCCGCAGGAGGACAACACTTTCCTCCGGTGGATCATCGGCGGCGATGACGGGTCCTCGGCCGTCATGGACCACATCCCCGCCTCTTCCGCGCACCAGCCGCTGCCGTCGCTTCCGCCCTTGGATACGCCCCCGCCTCCGAATTTCGCCCTGAAACCCaacgcggaggcggaggcggaggcggccaaCGACGACACAACAGCTGCCTTGGCGGTGGAGCAGCTCGCCGAGGCGGCCACACTTGCGGAAGCCGGTGACGTCCTCGGCGCCCGCGAGACATTATTGGCTATGGCGCCAGATATTGGAGCGCCGGGGACGCCATTACTCCGCTCTGCCTTGTACTTGAAGGACGCCCTTCGCGTTGCCCtctccggcagcagcagcagcgcaaaTCCAAACTCGGTCGTCCTCATCAAGAAGCTGGGCGCCTACAAGGCCTTCTCCGAGATCTCCCCCGTGCTCCAGTTCGCGCACTTCACCTGCGTCCAGGCCGTGCTCGACcacctcgctgccgccgcctgcaTCCATGTGCTCGACTTGGACATCGGCGTCGGCGACCAGTGGGCGTCGCTCATGCACGAgctggcccgccgccgccccggcgccgcgcTCAAGGTCACCGCATTGGTGTCAGGCACGGCGTCGCTGGAGCTGCAGCTCGTGCATGACAACCTCTCCAGCTTCGCCGCCGAGACCCGCGTCCAGTTCCGATTCGCCGCCTTAAACCTCGACGCCGTGAACCCGGCTGAGCTCCTCGCcattgccgccggcgagggcgaggcgaTCGCCGTCCACCTTCCGGCCGGCTCGGTGCGCGGCCCCGTCCTTGAGCTCGTGAGGCGCCTCGGCGCCAAGCTCGTGGTGTCCGTCGACCGCGGCTGCGACCGCGGCGAGCTTCCCTTCGCCGCGCACCTGCTGCAGGCGTTCCAGTGGTGCGCGTCCATGCTCGAGTCCATggacgccgtcgtcggcgcgggCTCGGACGTGATCGAGCGCTTGGTGATCCAGCCGAGGGTCGAGAGCTGCGTGCTGAGGAGgtaccgcgccgccgccaacggcgAGAAGACGCCGCCGTGGCGGGCGATGCTGGCGTCGGCGGGGTTCGTGCCGGTGCCGGCGAGCAGCTTCGCGGAGGCGCAGGCGGATTCGCTGGTGAAGAAGGTGCCGGTGCGGGGCTTCCGCGTCCAGAAgcgcggcgccggtgagctCGTCCTGCATTGGCAACGCGGGGAGCTGCTCTCCGTCTCCGCATGGAGGCTAACTAGTAGTAGTTAG